One Cohnella candidum genomic region harbors:
- the def gene encoding peptide deformylase has translation MAIRLIVKHPDSVLRERAQEVTKFNANLHKLLDDMADTMYDADGVGLAAPQVGILKRVFVVDADEEHGLLELVNPEIVSMEGEQFGPEGCLSIPGLQGDVKRAQKVVIKAQDRHGNPVQYEGTDLLARAFQHELDHLNGVLFVDLAESVYETRKLAPEQGGE, from the coding sequence ATGGCCATTCGGCTGATCGTGAAACATCCCGATTCCGTGCTGAGGGAGCGGGCTCAGGAAGTCACCAAATTCAACGCCAACCTCCACAAGCTGCTGGACGACATGGCGGACACGATGTATGACGCGGACGGCGTCGGCCTCGCCGCGCCTCAGGTGGGCATATTGAAACGGGTTTTCGTCGTGGACGCGGACGAGGAGCACGGATTGCTCGAGCTGGTCAATCCGGAGATCGTGAGCATGGAAGGCGAGCAGTTCGGTCCCGAGGGCTGCCTCAGCATTCCCGGCCTGCAGGGCGACGTGAAGCGGGCCCAGAAGGTCGTGATCAAGGCTCAGGATCGGCACGGTAATCCGGTCCAATACGAAGGGACGGACCTGCTGGCCAGAGCGTTCCAGCACGAGCTGGACCATCTGAATGGAGTCTTGTTCGTCGATTTGGCGGAGTCCGTGTACGAAACCCGCAAGCTGGCTCCGGAACAGGGCGGCGAATAA
- the priA gene encoding primosomal protein N' codes for MIIARVIVDVPTRETDRPFDYEVPERLAAWTEIGSRVAVPFGGRTLQGFVVGFAPEAEVDRSRLKSLTDVLDALPPLTPELVELGVWMSRRWVCPLVVALQAMLPAALKGRTEKYIAPAEGAEVPPDADESEAAVWQAFRRGSAVKWSSLLQQFPDRGPLLKRWLKEGRLTELQKVEDRLSVKTVPVVYPPDSDKLDELLREFPARARKQRDVLAYLAEHPEPIALAALAEATDVSAQVIRALADRGSVEIRQVTEDRDPYQGREFAASSPLALTPAQQAALDPIASSLASREHRVFLLHGVTGSGKTEIYLQAIQMCLSQGREAIVLVPEIALTPQMVDRFKSRFGARVAVLHSRLSQGERYDEWRKIREGRAQVAVGARSAVFAPFAKIGLIVIDEEHETSYKQEESPKYHARDVAAERARLSGAAVVFGSATPSLESYAAAADGEGYAGDITYVALPERVGDRPLPAVRIVDMREELRLGNRAMFSGALKQALEERLRREEQAVLLLNRRGYSTFVMCRSCGYTCSCPHCDIALTYHRGSRNLRCHYCGYAEAEPETCPSCQSKHIRFFGTGTQKVEEALAETFPGIRVIRMDVDTTTEKGSHEKWLTMFRERKADVLLGTQMVAKGLDFPRVTLVGVLAADAALRLPDFRAAERTFQLLTQVAGRAGRHELPGEVVIQTYDPEHFSVASVQGHDYKGFVRQELHTRRLLGYPPYGRLISVTFTHESVPMLLSTGEMFARLMRERAASMGLGSAAQPGDRPGMDVLGPVPSPIPRLKDRYRFQCMVKYRGEIDASAMTARVLQEMGDNAKRSGVQIGVDVDPQMML; via the coding sequence ATGATCATTGCCAGAGTGATCGTAGACGTGCCGACCCGCGAGACGGATCGGCCTTTTGATTATGAGGTGCCGGAGCGGCTCGCCGCCTGGACCGAGATCGGCAGCCGCGTCGCCGTTCCATTCGGCGGCCGAACTTTGCAGGGCTTCGTCGTCGGCTTCGCGCCGGAAGCGGAAGTCGACCGCAGCCGGCTGAAGTCTCTGACCGACGTGCTTGACGCTTTGCCGCCGTTAACGCCGGAGCTGGTCGAGCTCGGCGTCTGGATGAGCCGGCGGTGGGTGTGCCCGCTCGTCGTGGCTTTGCAGGCGATGCTGCCCGCAGCCTTGAAGGGCCGGACCGAGAAATACATCGCCCCGGCGGAAGGGGCGGAAGTCCCGCCTGACGCGGATGAATCGGAAGCCGCCGTGTGGCAGGCGTTCCGCCGCGGCTCCGCGGTCAAGTGGTCCTCGCTGCTGCAGCAGTTTCCCGATCGCGGACCGCTGCTGAAGCGTTGGTTGAAGGAAGGTCGCCTCACGGAATTGCAGAAAGTGGAGGACCGGCTGTCGGTCAAGACCGTGCCGGTCGTGTATCCGCCCGACTCGGATAAGCTGGACGAGCTCTTGCGGGAGTTTCCCGCAAGGGCACGGAAGCAGCGGGACGTGCTCGCGTACTTGGCGGAGCATCCGGAGCCCATCGCCCTGGCCGCGTTGGCGGAAGCGACGGACGTCAGCGCGCAGGTCATTCGGGCGCTCGCCGACCGGGGATCCGTCGAGATTCGCCAGGTAACGGAAGACCGCGACCCCTATCAGGGCCGTGAGTTCGCGGCTTCTTCTCCGCTCGCGCTGACGCCCGCCCAACAGGCGGCGTTGGATCCGATCGCGTCCTCGCTGGCTTCGCGGGAGCATCGGGTTTTCCTCCTGCACGGCGTCACGGGAAGCGGCAAAACGGAAATCTATTTGCAGGCGATCCAGATGTGCCTGTCGCAAGGGCGCGAAGCGATCGTGCTCGTGCCGGAAATCGCGCTCACGCCCCAGATGGTGGACCGGTTCAAAAGCCGGTTCGGCGCGAGAGTCGCCGTGCTCCACAGCCGGCTGTCCCAGGGCGAGCGGTACGACGAATGGCGCAAAATCCGGGAGGGCCGCGCCCAAGTGGCGGTCGGCGCCCGTTCCGCGGTTTTCGCTCCCTTCGCGAAGATCGGCTTGATCGTCATCGACGAGGAACACGAAACTTCCTACAAACAGGAAGAAAGCCCGAAATACCATGCCCGCGACGTGGCCGCGGAACGGGCGCGGCTGAGCGGCGCCGCCGTCGTGTTCGGCTCGGCGACCCCGTCGCTTGAAAGCTATGCCGCGGCGGCGGACGGCGAAGGGTACGCGGGAGACATCACTTATGTCGCATTGCCGGAGCGGGTCGGAGATCGGCCGTTGCCGGCCGTCCGGATCGTGGACATGCGCGAGGAGCTGAGGCTCGGCAACCGGGCGATGTTCAGCGGCGCGCTCAAGCAGGCGCTGGAGGAGCGGCTCCGCCGGGAGGAGCAGGCGGTGCTGCTGCTCAACCGGCGCGGCTACTCGACGTTCGTCATGTGCCGCTCGTGCGGGTACACGTGCTCGTGTCCGCACTGCGACATCGCGCTGACGTACCACCGGGGCTCGCGCAATCTCCGCTGCCATTACTGCGGGTATGCGGAAGCGGAGCCCGAGACGTGCCCTTCCTGCCAGAGCAAGCACATCCGCTTTTTCGGGACCGGCACGCAGAAGGTCGAAGAGGCGCTCGCGGAGACGTTCCCCGGCATCCGGGTCATCCGGATGGACGTGGACACGACGACCGAGAAAGGCTCGCACGAAAAATGGCTGACGATGTTCCGCGAACGGAAGGCCGACGTGCTGCTCGGGACGCAAATGGTGGCCAAAGGCCTCGATTTCCCGCGCGTGACGCTGGTCGGGGTGCTCGCGGCGGACGCCGCGCTGCGCCTGCCGGATTTTCGTGCCGCCGAGCGAACGTTCCAATTGCTCACGCAGGTCGCCGGCCGGGCGGGAAGGCATGAACTGCCGGGGGAGGTCGTCATCCAGACGTACGACCCCGAGCATTTTTCGGTGGCGTCCGTGCAAGGGCACGATTACAAAGGCTTCGTGCGGCAAGAGCTGCATACGCGCCGGCTCCTGGGCTATCCGCCCTACGGCCGGTTGATCTCCGTGACGTTCACGCACGAATCGGTACCGATGCTGCTCTCCACGGGCGAGATGTTCGCGAGGTTGATGCGGGAGCGGGCGGCATCCATGGGGTTAGGCTCCGCCGCGCAGCCGGGAGACCGCCCCGGCATGGACGTGCTCGGTCCGGTTCCTTCGCCCATTCCTCGGCTAAAGGATCGCTACCGTTTTCAATGTATGGTAAAATATCGGGGAGAGATCGACGCCAGCGCCATGACTGCGCGGGTGCTGCAGGAGATGGGCGACAACGCGAAACGCAGCGGCGTGCAGATCGGCGTCGACGTGGATCCGCAGATGATGCTTTGA
- the pknB gene encoding Stk1 family PASTA domain-containing Ser/Thr kinase: MIGQTLGNRYELLARVGGGGMALVYKARDNLLNRYVAVKVLRQQFMHDEDFIRRFRREAQAAASLSHPNIVSIYDVGQEEDTHYIVMEFVDGANLNEIIRERAPLQTEEAVKIASQICDALDHAHMNQIIHRDIKPHNILIGNNGRVKVTDFGIARAVTSSTITQTGSVVGSVHYFSPEHAKGVATGEKSDIYSLGIVLYQMLTGRLPFLGESPISVALKHLQEPFEQPRKVNPHIPQSVENVILRAMRKNPQERYASAQQMLSDLETCLQPQRVNEPPVRFGSDDDLESDKTRVIPAIRPDMRNTLEAPAAKSAAPEERWDSRGLEDKPKRRWVMPTVLGVLAAVLIGVLIWAVVALKGELTPKDVLVPVVEGMEEQAAVDTLEKAGLKVEDPVIEEASKDVPEGHVIKQSKKDIKVKEGSLITLTVSKGPDLPAMPDVTGKKLQEAQTALGALGINPDNIEPKEQYDDSEPGTVLDQDPKPDELVDPETAKITLTVSKGKEEIAMPNLIGKTENEARAALEKSDLKLKDDKVILEASYTAEKGKVFKQFPAEQNEMVPPGTEVTLWVSSGYPPEAKTVTWNVTVSPAQEGQESTIQIIYSDATGDNKVEGTHKIKRMTTFPVTLVLAPGKDGQITVSRDGTVIDSTPVPYADQPAGGTEATTSPNPSPDNPPADGGQNGQDGDQGNGQ, encoded by the coding sequence ATGATCGGACAAACGCTAGGAAACCGTTACGAGCTGCTGGCCCGAGTAGGCGGCGGAGGCATGGCGCTCGTATACAAAGCCCGGGACAACCTGCTCAACCGCTATGTGGCCGTGAAGGTGCTGCGTCAGCAATTCATGCACGACGAGGATTTCATCCGCCGTTTCCGGCGCGAGGCGCAGGCCGCTGCGTCCCTGTCGCATCCGAACATCGTCAGCATTTACGACGTCGGACAGGAAGAGGATACGCATTATATCGTCATGGAATTCGTCGACGGGGCGAATTTGAACGAAATCATCCGCGAGCGGGCGCCGCTCCAGACCGAAGAAGCGGTCAAGATCGCTTCCCAAATCTGCGACGCGTTGGACCATGCCCACATGAACCAAATCATCCATCGCGACATCAAGCCTCATAACATATTGATCGGCAACAACGGAAGGGTGAAAGTGACGGACTTCGGCATCGCCCGGGCCGTCACCTCTTCCACCATCACGCAGACCGGCTCGGTCGTCGGTTCGGTTCACTACTTCTCGCCGGAGCACGCCAAAGGCGTCGCGACGGGCGAGAAGTCGGACATTTACTCCCTCGGCATCGTGCTGTACCAGATGCTGACGGGACGCCTTCCTTTCCTGGGAGAAAGCCCGATCAGCGTGGCGCTCAAGCATTTGCAGGAGCCGTTCGAGCAGCCGCGCAAAGTGAACCCGCACATTCCGCAAAGCGTGGAAAACGTCATTCTCCGCGCCATGCGCAAAAATCCGCAGGAGCGCTATGCGTCCGCGCAGCAGATGCTCAGCGACCTGGAAACGTGCCTGCAGCCGCAGCGGGTGAACGAACCGCCGGTCCGTTTCGGCAGCGACGACGACCTCGAATCGGACAAGACCCGCGTCATTCCGGCGATCCGCCCGGACATGAGGAACACGCTCGAAGCGCCGGCCGCCAAAAGCGCCGCGCCGGAAGAGCGCTGGGATTCCCGGGGACTCGAAGACAAGCCGAAACGCCGCTGGGTGATGCCGACCGTGCTCGGCGTGCTGGCGGCCGTCCTGATCGGCGTGCTCATCTGGGCCGTCGTAGCGCTGAAAGGCGAGCTGACGCCCAAAGACGTGCTCGTTCCGGTCGTCGAAGGCATGGAGGAGCAAGCGGCGGTCGATACGCTGGAGAAGGCTGGGCTCAAGGTCGAGGATCCGGTCATCGAAGAAGCCAGCAAAGACGTGCCGGAGGGTCATGTCATTAAACAATCCAAGAAGGATATTAAAGTCAAGGAAGGCTCGCTCATCACGCTGACCGTCAGCAAAGGCCCCGATCTGCCGGCGATGCCGGACGTCACGGGCAAAAAGCTGCAGGAAGCGCAAACCGCCCTCGGCGCCCTCGGGATCAATCCGGACAACATCGAGCCGAAGGAGCAGTATGACGACAGCGAGCCCGGAACGGTGCTGGACCAGGATCCGAAGCCGGACGAGCTCGTCGACCCCGAAACCGCGAAGATCACCTTGACGGTGAGCAAGGGCAAAGAAGAGATCGCCATGCCGAACCTGATCGGCAAAACGGAGAACGAAGCCCGTGCCGCACTGGAGAAGAGCGACTTGAAGCTCAAGGACGACAAAGTGATTCTGGAAGCCAGCTATACGGCGGAAAAAGGGAAAGTGTTCAAACAATTCCCTGCCGAACAGAACGAGATGGTTCCCCCGGGCACGGAAGTGACGTTGTGGGTGAGCTCCGGTTATCCGCCGGAAGCGAAGACGGTCACTTGGAACGTGACGGTGTCCCCGGCCCAGGAAGGCCAGGAAAGCACGATCCAAATCATCTATTCGGACGCGACGGGCGACAACAAGGTGGAAGGAACGCACAAAATCAAACGGATGACGACGTTCCCGGTTACGCTCGTGCTGGCCCCCGGCAAGGACGGACAGATCACGGTGTCCCGCGACGGCACGGTCATCGACAGCACGCCGGTGCCGTACGCCGACCAGCCGGCCGGCGGCACCGAGGCCACGACGAGTCCGAATCCGAGTCCGGACAATCCGCCGGCCGATGGAGGCCAGAACGGACAAGACGGCGATCAAGGAAACGGGCAATGA
- a CDS encoding Stp1/IreP family PP2C-type Ser/Thr phosphatase — translation MRTAWRTHVGKVRQVNEDRAWSGTLAHGWTGVIVADGMGGHRAGDVASELAVGCLADSLQYWDPEWTQDEGIVRLQEMIRKANKVVHETASLNEQYHNMGTTVVAAVLNKHGGWIGHVGDSRIYRLRGGGLELLTDDHTVINELSKAGQLSPEEAARHPLRHAVTRSVGTERDVKPDVRAIDWKRGDRLLLCSDGLSGLVEEQMLKATLGQPGATLDEVADRLVEMALDAGGDDNVTVVLVEDDEAIAAGGETA, via the coding sequence TTGAGGACGGCTTGGAGAACGCATGTCGGCAAAGTGCGGCAGGTGAATGAAGACAGGGCCTGGAGCGGAACGCTGGCGCACGGATGGACGGGCGTCATCGTCGCGGACGGAATGGGCGGACATCGCGCGGGGGACGTGGCGAGCGAACTGGCCGTCGGCTGCCTGGCGGATTCGCTGCAATACTGGGATCCGGAGTGGACGCAGGACGAAGGCATCGTGCGGCTGCAGGAGATGATCCGCAAGGCGAACAAGGTCGTGCACGAAACGGCGTCTTTGAACGAGCAATACCACAACATGGGCACGACCGTCGTGGCCGCGGTGCTGAACAAGCACGGCGGCTGGATCGGCCATGTCGGGGACAGCCGGATTTACCGTCTGCGCGGCGGCGGACTCGAACTGCTCACCGACGACCACACGGTCATCAACGAGCTGTCCAAAGCCGGCCAATTAAGTCCGGAGGAAGCCGCGCGGCACCCGCTGCGCCATGCCGTGACCCGCTCCGTCGGCACCGAACGGGACGTCAAGCCGGACGTCCGGGCGATCGATTGGAAGCGGGGCGACCGGCTGCTGCTTTGCAGCGACGGGCTCAGCGGATTGGTCGAGGAGCAAATGCTGAAGGCCACGCTGGGCCAACCCGGCGCGACGTTGGATGAGGTGGCGGACCGGCTCGTCGAAATGGCTTTGGACGCGGGCGGGGACGATAACGTCACCGTCGTTCTCGTGGAGGACGACGAAGCCATCGCCGCGGGAGGGGAGACAGCATGA
- the rlmN gene encoding 23S rRNA (adenine(2503)-C(2))-methyltransferase RlmN, with translation MKTEVTLDKPFIYDFSLEELQEWTKEQGEPAFRAGQIYDWLYVKRAGSFEEMSNLPKPFRMKLEESFGFVTLTELAKFESKDGTVKYLFGLHDNHAIETVLMRHNYGNSVCVTTQVGCRIGCTFCASTLGGLKRNLTPSEIVAQVVQCQKLLDQDNERVSSIVIMGSGEPFENYDATMKFLRTMIHPKGLNIGARHITVSTSGIVPSMYKFADENTQINLAISIHAPNDALRSKLMPVNRRYPFQEVMDAIRYYIDKTGRRVTFEYALIGGVNDRPEHAEELANVLQGMLCHVNLIPVNYVPERDYVRTPRDDIFEFQRILVSKNVNATIRREQGHDIAAACGQLRAKHMEKTEKMEKTTG, from the coding sequence TTGAAGACAGAAGTAACTTTAGATAAACCTTTTATTTACGATTTTTCGCTGGAAGAACTGCAGGAGTGGACGAAGGAGCAGGGAGAACCCGCCTTCCGCGCCGGCCAAATTTACGATTGGCTGTACGTCAAGCGGGCCGGTTCGTTCGAGGAAATGAGCAACCTGCCGAAGCCCTTCCGCATGAAGCTGGAGGAAAGCTTCGGCTTCGTGACGCTGACGGAGCTCGCGAAGTTCGAATCCAAGGACGGCACGGTCAAATACCTGTTCGGCCTGCACGATAACCACGCGATCGAAACGGTGCTCATGCGCCATAACTACGGGAACAGCGTGTGCGTGACGACGCAGGTGGGCTGCCGGATCGGCTGCACCTTCTGCGCTTCCACGCTCGGCGGGCTGAAGCGGAACCTGACGCCGAGCGAGATCGTCGCCCAGGTCGTGCAATGCCAGAAACTGCTCGACCAAGATAACGAGCGCGTTTCCAGCATCGTGATCATGGGGTCGGGCGAACCTTTCGAGAATTACGACGCGACGATGAAGTTCCTGCGGACGATGATCCACCCCAAAGGGCTGAACATCGGGGCGCGCCACATCACGGTGTCCACGAGCGGCATCGTGCCGAGCATGTACAAATTCGCGGACGAGAACACCCAGATCAACCTGGCGATATCGATCCACGCGCCGAACGACGCGCTGCGCTCGAAGCTGATGCCGGTCAACCGCCGCTATCCGTTCCAGGAAGTGATGGACGCCATCCGCTACTATATCGACAAGACGGGCCGCAGGGTCACATTCGAATACGCGCTCATCGGCGGGGTAAACGACCGTCCCGAGCACGCGGAAGAGCTGGCGAACGTCCTGCAAGGCATGCTGTGCCACGTCAACTTGATTCCGGTCAACTACGTGCCGGAACGGGATTACGTGAGAACGCCGCGGGATGACATTTTCGAGTTCCAGCGCATCTTGGTGAGCAAGAACGTCAACGCGACGATCCGCCGGGAGCAGGGGCACGACATCGCGGCCGCTTGCGGCCAGCTCCGGGCGAAGCATATGGAGAAAACGGAAAAGATGGAGAAGACGACGGGGTGA
- the rsgA gene encoding ribosome small subunit-dependent GTPase A — protein MPEGTIMKALSGYYYVLGDQGGEPVQCRARGIFKKRGESPLVGDRVLYSETENGEGTVDEIKPRRTELVRPPVANADLAVLVFSVVHPDLNLPLLDKFLVHIEHAGLDSVLVWTKADRIPEGPEGDEARRTMENARDLYRSIGYEVLVTSAKAGLGIAELESRLSGHIAVFAGQSGVGKSSLLNALVPGLELQTNEISEKLGRGKHTTRHVELVPLSGGGLVADTPGFSQLDFAELGVEEIGSNFREFRELSGGCKFRGCTHIHEPGCAVQQAVERGEAAESRYENYKAFMAEWKEKPRRY, from the coding sequence ATGCCGGAAGGCACGATCATGAAGGCGCTCAGCGGATATTATTACGTGCTCGGCGATCAAGGCGGAGAGCCCGTGCAATGCCGGGCAAGGGGGATTTTCAAAAAGCGCGGGGAATCGCCTCTCGTGGGCGACCGGGTCCTCTACAGCGAAACGGAGAACGGGGAAGGCACGGTCGACGAAATCAAGCCGCGCCGCACCGAGCTCGTCCGCCCGCCGGTGGCGAACGCGGACCTGGCGGTGCTCGTATTCTCGGTCGTCCATCCGGACCTGAACCTCCCGCTGCTCGACAAGTTTCTCGTCCATATCGAGCACGCCGGTCTCGATTCGGTGCTGGTCTGGACCAAAGCGGACCGCATTCCGGAAGGGCCGGAAGGCGACGAGGCCCGCAGAACGATGGAAAACGCGCGGGACCTCTACCGCTCCATCGGCTACGAGGTGCTGGTGACCAGCGCGAAGGCCGGTCTCGGCATCGCCGAGCTGGAGAGCCGCCTGTCCGGACATATCGCCGTGTTCGCCGGCCAATCGGGAGTCGGCAAGTCCTCGCTGCTGAACGCGCTCGTGCCGGGTCTTGAGCTCCAGACGAACGAAATCAGCGAGAAGCTCGGCCGGGGCAAGCATACGACGCGCCACGTCGAATTGGTTCCGCTAAGCGGCGGCGGGCTCGTCGCCGATACGCCGGGCTTCAGCCAGCTGGATTTCGCGGAGCTGGGCGTGGAAGAGATCGGTTCCAACTTCCGCGAATTCCGGGAACTGTCCGGCGGCTGCAAATTCCGCGGCTGCACCCACATCCACGAGCCGGGGTGCGCCGTCCAACAGGCGGTCGAACGGGGAGAAGCGGCGGAAAGCCGCTACGAGAATTACAAGGCATTCATGGCGGAGTGGAAAGAGAAACCTCGGAGGTACTGA
- the rsmB gene encoding 16S rRNA (cytosine(967)-C(5))-methyltransferase RsmB produces the protein MAERQSPGAKPANGKTRNGKSANAKQAKGKPPQGRPTAAAPKSRRAPSGPRELALEVLCRVEEQGAYSGLALHGQLTAAELSRADAALATELVYGTIQRLNTIDYVLASRVKGWPRKVEPWVRCLLRLSYYQLQWLDRIPAHAAVDEAVRIAKKRGHAGIAGLVNGVLRGLLREGTEPAIPADLPAAERISLAQSHPRWLVERWIAAYGEETAEAICRAGNEPPHASVRVNRLSTDRRAMLDEMAHAGLFVRPSPLTPDAILAEKAGNLADMPWYRDGRYTVQDESSMLVAAVADPKPGMSVLDCCAAPGGKSTHLAEIMGNRGTVVANDVHEHKRALIDRQKERLGLSIIETATSDALELDKRYPAQSFDVVLLDAPCSGLGVIRRKPEIKWNKSAEDIAGLADLQRRLLEKAAELVKPGGVLVYSTCTIAPEENEQTVRNFLAAHPEFEGDPAWPAEVLAPLLEKGILPEPFEGRVQLLPHHFGSDGFFIARMRRR, from the coding sequence ATGGCGGAACGACAATCCCCGGGAGCGAAGCCCGCGAATGGGAAGACCAGGAATGGGAAATCCGCGAATGCCAAACAGGCGAAAGGCAAACCGCCTCAAGGCCGGCCGACGGCGGCGGCCCCTAAATCCCGGCGCGCGCCTTCCGGTCCGCGGGAGTTGGCGCTCGAGGTGCTGTGCCGGGTGGAAGAGCAGGGTGCCTACAGCGGCCTCGCGCTGCACGGGCAACTGACGGCGGCCGAACTGTCGCGGGCGGACGCCGCTTTGGCGACCGAGCTTGTATACGGGACGATCCAGAGGCTCAACACGATCGACTACGTACTCGCCTCGCGCGTCAAGGGCTGGCCCCGCAAAGTGGAGCCGTGGGTGCGGTGCTTGCTTCGCCTCAGTTACTACCAACTGCAATGGCTGGACCGCATTCCCGCCCATGCCGCCGTCGACGAAGCGGTGCGCATCGCCAAGAAACGCGGGCACGCGGGGATCGCCGGTCTGGTCAACGGCGTCCTGCGCGGCTTGCTTCGCGAAGGGACCGAACCGGCCATTCCGGCGGATTTGCCGGCGGCCGAACGGATCTCCCTCGCGCAAAGCCATCCGCGCTGGCTCGTGGAACGATGGATCGCCGCCTACGGCGAAGAGACGGCGGAAGCCATCTGCCGGGCGGGCAACGAACCTCCCCATGCGTCCGTGCGCGTGAACCGGCTCAGCACGGACCGCCGGGCGATGCTGGACGAAATGGCGCATGCCGGCTTGTTCGTCCGGCCTTCGCCGCTCACGCCGGACGCCATTCTCGCGGAGAAGGCGGGAAACCTGGCCGACATGCCCTGGTACCGGGACGGCCGCTATACGGTGCAGGACGAAAGCTCCATGCTCGTGGCCGCGGTCGCCGATCCGAAGCCCGGCATGTCCGTGCTCGACTGCTGCGCCGCGCCGGGAGGCAAATCCACGCATTTGGCGGAAATCATGGGCAACCGCGGCACGGTCGTCGCCAATGACGTCCACGAGCATAAAAGGGCGCTGATCGACCGGCAGAAAGAACGGCTGGGCCTCTCGATCATCGAAACGGCCACATCGGATGCGCTGGAGCTGGACAAGCGGTATCCCGCGCAATCGTTCGACGTCGTTCTGCTCGACGCTCCCTGCTCCGGGCTCGGCGTCATTCGCCGCAAGCCGGAGATCAAATGGAACAAGTCGGCGGAAGACATCGCCGGACTGGCCGACCTTCAGCGGCGCTTGCTCGAGAAGGCCGCCGAGCTCGTCAAACCCGGCGGCGTCCTCGTCTACAGCACCTGCACGATCGCGCCGGAGGAAAACGAGCAGACGGTCCGGAACTTTTTGGCGGCCCATCCCGAATTCGAGGGCGACCCGGCTTGGCCCGCGGAAGTGCTTGCCCCTCTCCTGGAAAAGGGGATTTTGCCCGAGCCTTTCGAAGGGCGGGTTCAGCTGCTGCCTCACCATTTCGGCAGCGACGGTTTCTTTATCGCGAGAATGCGCAGGCGCTAG
- the fmt gene encoding methionyl-tRNA formyltransferase: MRILFMGTPDFAVPSLRMLLEQGYEVVGVVTQPDRPKGRKRELTPPPVKSFALERGLPVLQPERLRTPEAVEQVAAFRPDLIVTAAYGQILPRAVLDMPRLGCINVHGSLLPKYRGGAPIQRSVINGEKVTGVTLMYMAEGLDTGDMIARVEVPITDEDTAGTMFGKLSEAGSELLREWLPRIAEGTAPRVPQEDAEATYAPNLTRQDEMIVWTGTAREVFDRVRGLNPMAGGFTYWNGEVFKVWGCRIPQGSDKMMRPEWEGLVPGSVLETGAFGIRVRTGDGSVVLTEVQPAGKKALPAAEFAKGARLAPGTVLG, encoded by the coding sequence ATGCGCATCTTATTCATGGGGACGCCGGATTTCGCCGTCCCTTCTTTGCGGATGCTGTTGGAGCAAGGATACGAGGTGGTCGGCGTCGTGACGCAGCCGGACCGGCCGAAGGGCCGCAAGCGCGAGCTGACGCCTCCGCCGGTCAAATCGTTCGCGCTGGAGCGCGGCTTGCCCGTCCTGCAGCCGGAGCGCCTTCGGACGCCGGAAGCGGTGGAGCAGGTCGCGGCTTTCCGGCCCGACCTGATCGTGACCGCCGCATACGGGCAGATTTTGCCCCGCGCCGTGTTGGACATGCCCCGGCTGGGCTGCATTAACGTACATGGGTCACTGCTGCCGAAGTACCGCGGCGGTGCGCCCATTCAACGCAGCGTGATCAACGGCGAGAAGGTGACGGGCGTCACGCTGATGTACATGGCGGAAGGCTTGGACACTGGCGATATGATCGCGCGCGTTGAAGTGCCGATTACCGACGAGGATACGGCCGGCACCATGTTCGGCAAGCTGAGTGAAGCCGGGTCGGAGCTGCTGCGGGAGTGGCTTCCGCGAATCGCGGAGGGCACGGCGCCCAGAGTTCCGCAGGAAGACGCGGAAGCGACGTACGCACCGAACTTGACCCGCCAGGACGAAATGATCGTCTGGACGGGCACCGCCCGCGAAGTGTTCGACCGGGTGCGGGGGCTGAACCCGATGGCCGGCGGATTCACTTACTGGAACGGCGAAGTGTTCAAGGTATGGGGCTGCCGCATCCCCCAGGGATCGGACAAAATGATGCGTCCGGAATGGGAAGGCCTCGTGCCGGGCTCCGTGCTCGAGACGGGTGCGTTCGGCATCCGGGTCCGCACGGGCGACGGCAGCGTCGTGCTGACGGAAGTGCAGCCGGCGGGCAAAAAAGCGCTGCCGGCGGCGGAATTCGCCAAAGGCGCGCGGCTTGCCCCCGGCACGGTGCTCGGGTAA